The proteins below are encoded in one region of Nakamurella flava:
- a CDS encoding curculin domain-containing protein: MTTTSPSREASGVSPARRGGVRALLVATVVALTAAGALPATAAPAQVYAAPALTAAAASSGDTLGAGGALAAGEVLTSSNGQYRAAMQTDGNFVVYGPKGPLWWTGTNKGASSFVAMQTDGNLVVYSGGAASRPLWATYSVGSNARLVIQDDGNLVIYSGERPLWSRLTGNFRYDVLAPGKVLLPGYGLISLNGMFTAAMQEDGNFVVYGPGDKVLYTTNTGGAIGAYLVMRSSGTASLYNKQGSILGSLGGDVPGSCMVMQNDGNLVIYTKGGRATWWSR; the protein is encoded by the coding sequence ATGACCACCACTTCACCGTCGCGGGAGGCGTCCGGCGTCAGCCCCGCCCGACGTGGCGGGGTCCGCGCCCTGCTGGTCGCGACCGTCGTCGCCCTGACCGCGGCCGGGGCGCTGCCGGCCACGGCGGCCCCGGCGCAGGTGTACGCGGCTCCGGCGCTGACCGCGGCCGCCGCCTCCAGTGGGGACACGCTCGGTGCGGGCGGCGCCCTGGCCGCGGGCGAGGTTCTCACCAGCAGCAACGGGCAGTACCGGGCGGCTATGCAGACCGACGGCAACTTCGTCGTCTACGGCCCGAAGGGCCCGCTCTGGTGGACCGGCACCAACAAGGGGGCGTCGTCCTTCGTCGCGATGCAGACCGACGGCAACCTGGTCGTGTACAGCGGCGGCGCCGCCTCCCGCCCGCTGTGGGCCACCTACTCGGTGGGCTCCAACGCGCGCCTGGTCATCCAGGACGACGGCAACCTGGTCATCTACAGCGGTGAGCGTCCGCTCTGGTCCCGCCTGACCGGGAACTTCCGGTACGACGTCCTCGCGCCCGGGAAGGTCCTGCTGCCGGGGTACGGCCTGATCTCGCTGAACGGCATGTTCACCGCGGCCATGCAGGAGGACGGCAACTTCGTGGTCTACGGCCCCGGCGACAAGGTGCTGTACACCACCAACACCGGCGGCGCCATCGGCGCCTACCTGGTGATGCGAAGCAGCGGCACGGCCTCCCTGTACAACAAGCAGGGCTCGATCCTCGGCTCGCTGGGCGGAGACGTCCCCGGTTCCTGCATGGTGATGCAGAACGACGGCAACCTGGTCATCTACACCAAGGGTGGCCGGGCGACCTGGTGGTCCCGCTAA